Proteins from one Impatiens glandulifera chromosome 2, dImpGla2.1, whole genome shotgun sequence genomic window:
- the LOC124924511 gene encoding auxin-responsive protein SAUR68-like, translating into MVSRWREWAATSRKRIADTKSFEKGHFAVYTSEGKRFVIPLAYLNNLVMLEIFRMAEDEYGMDGNYGNGPIVLPFDGAFMEYAFSLIKRSNYGEDIEERLIVMSMLPCGRLCLSSSLFVQNDQTVCSF; encoded by the coding sequence ATGGTTAGTAGGTGGAGAGAATGGGCAGCTACAAGCAGGAAACGAATCGCGGACACAAAAAGCTTTGAGAAAGGTCATTTTGCGGTTTACACAAGCGAAGGAAAACGGTTTGTGATTCCATTGGCATATCTCAATAATCTTGTCATGTTGGAAATCTTTAGAATGGCTGAAGATGAATATGGAATGGATGGCAATTATGGGAATGGTCCAATTGTGCTTCCCTTTGATGGTGCCTTTATGGAATATGCTTTTTCTTTGATAAAAAGATCAAACTACGGTGAAGATATAGAGGAGAGGCTGATCGTGATGTCAATGTTGCCCTGCGGTCGGTTATGTTTATCGTCTTCATTGTTTGTCCAAAATGATCAAACCGTCTGCAGCTTTTGA